A window from gamma proteobacterium SS-5 encodes these proteins:
- the lolA gene encoding outer membrane lipoprotein chaperone LolA, with the protein MRGLIILFLLILSLEAQADGIADLKAFIAGLTTFQADFVQTVRQGRKEQRESGVLTLKRPTRFRWDYLKPHPHMVLADGFHVWVYDKELEQASRQPQKKAVSGTPAQVLTGDVPVEQTFVISALPGQGDLSWVRLVPRDKDSQYDYIKVALRDRQLARMDIVDKLGQTTEIEFAKIRRNPEVPWDFFIFEVPKGVDLIDDQSEE; encoded by the coding sequence ATGCGTGGTCTGATTATCCTGTTTTTGCTTATCCTCAGCCTGGAGGCCCAGGCCGATGGCATTGCCGATCTCAAGGCCTTTATCGCCGGTCTTACGACGTTTCAGGCGGATTTTGTGCAGACCGTGCGCCAGGGCCGCAAGGAGCAGCGCGAAAGCGGCGTGCTCACCCTGAAGCGGCCCACCCGCTTCCGCTGGGACTACCTCAAGCCCCATCCGCACATGGTGCTGGCCGATGGCTTTCACGTCTGGGTGTATGACAAGGAGCTGGAACAGGCCTCGCGCCAGCCGCAGAAAAAGGCCGTGTCCGGCACCCCGGCCCAGGTGCTCACCGGCGATGTGCCGGTGGAGCAGACCTTTGTTATCAGCGCCTTGCCCGGTCAGGGCGATCTCAGCTGGGTCAGGCTGGTGCCACGGGACAAGGACAGCCAGTACGACTACATCAAGGTGGCCCTGCGTGACAGGCAACTGGCGCGTATGGACATAGTCGATAAGCTGGGGCAGACCACGGAGATCGAATTTGCCAAGATCAGGCGCAACCCCGAGGTGCCCTGGGACTTCTTCATCTTCGAGGTACCCAAGGGCGTGGACCTGATCGACGATCAGTCCGAGGAATAG
- the trxB gene encoding thioredoxin-disulfide reductase has protein sequence MSETRHCPLLILGSGPAGYTAGVYAARANLKPVLVTGMQMGGQLTTTTDVENWPGDPDGVQGPDLMERMRLHAEKMGTEILFDHIHQVDLSQRPFRLKGDSTQYSCDALIIATGASARYLGLPSEEAFKGKGVSACATCDGFFYKNQKVAVIGGGNTAVEEALYLANIAAHVTVVHRRDAFRSEKILAERLQAKAAEGKVSIEWNHVLDEVLGDATGVTGMRIKHVQSGEIQDIDLMGVFIAIGHSPNTGIFEGQLAMNNGYLKVQGGIEGNATQTSIPGVFAAGDVADHNYRQAVTSAGTGCMAALDAERYLDGL, from the coding sequence ATGAGTGAAACCAGACACTGTCCGCTGCTGATCCTGGGCTCCGGCCCGGCCGGTTACACCGCTGGCGTCTATGCCGCCCGCGCCAACCTCAAGCCCGTGCTGGTCACCGGCATGCAGATGGGTGGCCAGCTGACCACCACCACAGACGTGGAAAACTGGCCCGGCGACCCGGACGGGGTTCAGGGGCCAGACCTGATGGAGCGCATGCGCCTGCACGCCGAGAAGATGGGCACGGAGATCCTGTTCGATCACATCCACCAGGTGGACCTGAGCCAGCGCCCCTTTCGCCTCAAGGGTGACTCGACCCAGTACAGCTGCGATGCCCTGATCATCGCCACCGGGGCCAGCGCCCGCTACCTGGGCCTGCCCTCAGAGGAGGCCTTCAAGGGCAAGGGGGTCTCCGCCTGCGCCACCTGTGACGGCTTTTTCTACAAGAATCAAAAGGTCGCTGTGATTGGCGGCGGCAACACCGCAGTGGAGGAGGCCCTCTACCTGGCCAATATCGCCGCCCATGTCACTGTGGTGCATAGACGCGATGCCTTCCGCTCGGAAAAGATACTGGCCGAACGCCTCCAGGCCAAGGCCGCCGAGGGCAAGGTGAGCATCGAATGGAACCATGTGCTGGATGAGGTCCTGGGGGATGCCACCGGCGTCACCGGCATGCGTATCAAGCATGTGCAGAGCGGCGAGATCCAGGATATCGACCTGATGGGTGTATTCATCGCCATCGGCCACTCGCCCAACACCGGCATCTTCGAGGGCCAGTTGGCAATGAACAACGGCTATCTCAAGGTCCAGGGCGGCATCGAGGGCAACGCCACCCAGACCAGCATCCCCGGCGTGTTCGCCGCAGGTGACGTGGCCGACCACAACTACCGCCAGGCGGTCACCTCGGCCGGCACCGGCTGCATGGCCGCCCTGGACGCCGAACGCTATCTGGATGGGTTGTAG
- a CDS encoding DNA translocase FtsK 4TM domain-containing protein, with translation MTIFTQVLQSQRPVLPTLMVFMGKRLREAVLLLSLAAALLLLLALLSYSPADPGWSFTGHAAEVKNLVGRVGAWCADIGLYLLGFAAYLLPLVLVWLGWNYYRNPRDESALDHFPFNIIRWVGLVLGLLGAAAFAAAQMPGVMASLPMEAGGILGRLIAALVLPHLGVVGGSVLMLAALLLGVTLFTGLSWVALMEYLGSGVLHLLGRLGEGDWPRLRLPSLGLRLPRWHLPRLRVSLQASGDQAAEPGPEPRETKEPTLRLNRELIEEFMDERIEPTLTETAPQKLVVNERADAHSVPVEDLPGLATTASFVRMMKQSVAGDGQRKNQRRTITHTRLPQVASGELPGLGLLDKAPPRIGGYSKETLIEMSRQVEEKLADFGVKAEVEEVHPGPVVTLFELQLAPGTKASKVTGLSNDLARSLSTSRVRVVEVIPGKTTIGLEIPNEQRETVYLREIMGSRVYQESESLLTLCLGKDIGGEPVVADLAKMPHGLIAGTTGSGKSVAINAMILSLLYKASPEDVRLIMVDPKMLELSVYEGIPHLLTPVVTDMNEAANALRWCVAEMERRYKLMASQGVRNIKGYNRKVGDAISAGEPIPDPFFNPAMALEVDGVPTLEKMPYIVVVIDELADMMMVVGKKVEELIARLAQKARAAGIHLLLATQRPSVDVITGLIKANIPTRLSFQVSSRIDSRTILDQMGAENLLGHGDGLYLAPGGSVVKRVHGAFVDDHEVHAVVDFLKQTGQPDYLDEILQEPSEAIPGLSPAAAGVDVEDADPLYDEAVEFVIQSRRASISSVQRKLKIGYNRAARLIEEMERVGLVSAPEHNGNRQVLAPPAYED, from the coding sequence ATGACTATATTCACACAAGTACTGCAATCGCAACGGCCGGTTTTGCCGACCCTGATGGTTTTCATGGGCAAACGGCTCAGGGAGGCGGTGTTGCTGTTGAGTCTGGCGGCGGCCTTGCTGCTGCTGCTGGCCTTGCTCAGCTATTCACCGGCCGACCCGGGCTGGTCTTTCACCGGTCATGCCGCCGAGGTGAAGAACCTGGTGGGGCGGGTGGGTGCCTGGTGTGCCGATATCGGCCTCTATCTGCTGGGCTTTGCCGCCTACCTGCTGCCGCTGGTGCTGGTCTGGCTGGGTTGGAATTATTACCGCAATCCCCGCGATGAGTCGGCGCTGGATCATTTTCCCTTCAATATCATCCGCTGGGTGGGGCTGGTGCTGGGCCTGCTCGGCGCGGCCGCCTTTGCCGCCGCGCAGATGCCGGGGGTGATGGCCAGCCTGCCGATGGAGGCGGGCGGCATTCTGGGTCGGTTGATTGCCGCCCTGGTGTTGCCCCATCTCGGCGTTGTGGGCGGCTCTGTGCTCATGCTGGCGGCCCTGTTGCTGGGGGTGACCCTGTTCACCGGGCTGTCCTGGGTGGCATTGATGGAATACCTGGGCAGCGGCGTGCTGCATCTGCTGGGCCGCCTGGGGGAGGGGGACTGGCCGCGTTTACGCCTGCCCTCCCTGGGGTTGCGTCTGCCGCGCTGGCATCTGCCCCGGCTGCGCGTCTCCTTGCAAGCCTCGGGTGATCAGGCTGCCGAGCCCGGTCCTGAGCCCAGAGAGACGAAGGAGCCGACCCTGCGCCTGAACCGGGAGTTGATCGAGGAATTCATGGATGAGCGTATCGAGCCAACGCTGACCGAGACGGCACCTCAAAAACTGGTGGTCAATGAGCGGGCAGACGCCCATTCGGTGCCGGTTGAGGACCTGCCCGGTCTGGCCACCACGGCCTCCTTCGTGCGCATGATGAAACAGAGCGTGGCCGGTGACGGGCAAAGAAAAAACCAGCGCCGCACCATTACCCATACCCGGCTGCCCCAGGTCGCCTCAGGTGAATTGCCGGGCCTGGGTCTGCTGGACAAGGCACCGCCGCGTATCGGCGGTTACAGCAAGGAGACCCTGATCGAGATGTCGCGTCAGGTGGAGGAAAAGCTGGCTGATTTCGGCGTCAAGGCCGAGGTGGAGGAGGTACATCCCGGCCCCGTGGTTACCCTGTTTGAGCTGCAATTGGCCCCCGGCACCAAGGCCAGCAAGGTCACCGGCCTGTCCAACGACCTGGCCCGTTCCCTGTCCACCAGCCGGGTGCGGGTGGTGGAGGTGATTCCGGGCAAGACCACCATCGGCCTGGAGATCCCCAATGAACAGCGTGAGACCGTCTATCTGCGCGAGATCATGGGCTCCCGCGTCTATCAGGAGTCTGAGTCCCTGCTTACCCTCTGCCTGGGTAAGGACATCGGCGGCGAGCCGGTGGTGGCCGATCTGGCCAAGATGCCCCACGGCCTGATCGCCGGCACCACAGGCTCGGGCAAGTCGGTGGCGATCAACGCCATGATCCTCAGCCTGCTGTACAAGGCCTCGCCGGAGGATGTGCGTCTGATCATGGTGGATCCCAAAATGCTGGAGCTGTCGGTATATGAGGGCATTCCCCACCTGCTCACACCGGTGGTGACCGACATGAATGAGGCGGCCAATGCCCTGCGCTGGTGCGTGGCGGAGATGGAGCGGCGCTACAAGCTGATGGCCTCGCAGGGGGTGCGCAACATCAAGGGTTACAACCGCAAGGTGGGCGATGCGATCAGCGCCGGCGAGCCGATTCCCGACCCCTTCTTCAACCCGGCCATGGCGCTGGAGGTGGACGGGGTGCCGACCCTGGAGAAGATGCCCTACATCGTGGTGGTGATCGACGAGCTGGCGGACATGATGATGGTGGTGGGCAAGAAGGTGGAGGAGCTGATTGCCCGCCTGGCGCAGAAGGCCCGCGCCGCCGGTATCCACTTGCTGCTGGCCACCCAGCGGCCCTCGGTGGATGTGATCACCGGCCTGATCAAGGCGAATATCCCCACCCGCCTGTCGTTCCAGGTCTCCTCGCGCATCGACTCGCGCACCATACTCGATCAGATGGGCGCGGAGAACCTGCTTGGCCACGGCGATGGCCTCTATCTGGCACCAGGCGGCAGCGTGGTGAAGCGGGTACACGGTGCCTTCGTCGATGACCACGAGGTACATGCGGTGGTGGATTTTCTCAAACAGACCGGCCAACCCGATTATCTGGATGAGATCCTGCAGGAACCCAGCGAGGCCATCCCCGGTCTATCCCCAGCGGCGGCCGGGGTGGATGTGGAAGACGCCGATCCCCTGTACGATGAGGCGGTGGAGTTCGTTATCCAAAGCCGCCGGGCATCCATATCCAGCGTGCAGCGCAAGCTGAAGATCGGCTACAACCGCGCCGCCCGGCTGATCGAGGAGATGGAGCGGGTCGGCCTGGTCTCGGCCCCGGAGCACAACGGCAACCGCCAGGTGCTGGCACCGCCGGCCTATGAGGATTGA
- a CDS encoding PilZ domain-containing protein, which produces MPGGQKGILSLSIKDKNALYAAYMPFVKNGGLFIPTTKRYQLGEEVFMLLSLMEETERIPVAGKVVWITPVGAEGNRSHGIGVQFGEQDEGNARNKIEGYLAGALQADRPTHTM; this is translated from the coding sequence ATGCCGGGAGGCCAAAAGGGGATACTGTCTCTGAGCATCAAGGACAAGAATGCCCTGTACGCGGCCTATATGCCCTTCGTCAAGAACGGTGGCCTGTTCATTCCCACCACCAAACGCTATCAGTTGGGCGAGGAGGTGTTCATGCTCCTGTCCCTGATGGAAGAAACCGAGCGCATCCCGGTGGCGGGCAAGGTGGTCTGGATCACCCCGGTGGGTGCCGAGGGCAACCGCTCCCACGGCATTGGGGTGCAGTTTGGCGAGCAGGACGAGGGCAACGCCCGCAACAAGATCGAAGGCTACCTGGCCGGTGCCCTGCAGGCCGATCGGCCGACGCACACCATGTAA
- a CDS encoding replication-associated recombination protein A — protein MSPADGDLFAAQAQPDRPLADRMRPVSLTQFIGQEHLLGPDKPLRQAIESGRLHSMIFWGPPGTGKTTLAHIIAQQCNAAFLSLSAVLAGVREIRQAVEQARQTRQASQRATVLFIDEVHRFNKAQQDAFLPHVEDGTLVFVGATTENPSFELNNALLSRARVYTLKPLDSETLTRILGNALEREQGLNGRLQADPAQLRLIAEAADGDARRALNLLEICNDLSEDGRLRNAVVEEVSSGQLRRFDKGGDLFYDQISALHKSVRGSSPDGALYWFCRMIDGGCDPLYIARRILRMASEDIGNADPRALQIALDAWDVQQRLGSPEGELALAQALVYLACAAKSNAVYLAYKAAMQDARQSGSLEVPIHLRNAPTRLMKELGHGKAYRYAHDEPEAYAAGETYFPEGHPQPRYYQPVNRGLEIKIGEKLVHLRQLDEQKKGKFEV, from the coding sequence ATGTCGCCCGCAGACGGCGACCTGTTTGCCGCTCAGGCGCAGCCGGACCGACCCCTGGCCGATCGTATGCGCCCGGTCAGCCTGACCCAGTTCATCGGTCAGGAGCACCTGCTCGGGCCGGACAAGCCCCTGCGTCAGGCCATAGAGTCCGGCCGCCTGCACTCGATGATCTTCTGGGGCCCGCCGGGCACCGGCAAGACCACCCTGGCGCATATCATCGCCCAGCAGTGCAACGCCGCCTTCCTCAGCCTCTCTGCGGTACTCGCCGGGGTCAGGGAGATCCGTCAGGCGGTGGAGCAGGCCCGGCAGACGCGCCAGGCCAGCCAGCGCGCCACCGTGCTCTTCATCGACGAGGTACACCGCTTCAACAAGGCGCAGCAGGATGCCTTTCTGCCCCATGTCGAGGATGGCACCCTGGTGTTTGTTGGTGCCACCACGGAAAACCCCTCCTTTGAGCTGAACAATGCCCTGCTTTCCCGCGCCCGGGTCTATACCCTCAAGCCCCTCGACAGCGAGACCCTGACGCGCATCCTGGGCAACGCCCTGGAACGGGAACAGGGCCTGAACGGCCGCCTGCAGGCTGATCCGGCGCAGCTTCGGCTGATCGCCGAGGCGGCCGATGGCGATGCCCGTCGGGCGCTGAACCTGCTGGAGATCTGCAATGATTTGAGCGAGGACGGACGGCTGCGCAACGCGGTGGTAGAGGAGGTGTCCAGCGGCCAGCTGCGCCGCTTCGACAAGGGCGGCGACCTGTTCTACGACCAGATCTCCGCCCTGCACAAGTCCGTGCGCGGCTCCTCGCCCGATGGGGCGCTGTACTGGTTCTGCCGCATGATCGATGGCGGCTGCGACCCCCTCTATATCGCCCGCCGCATCCTGCGCATGGCCAGCGAGGACATAGGCAACGCCGACCCCCGCGCCCTGCAGATCGCCCTGGATGCCTGGGATGTGCAGCAGCGCCTGGGCAGCCCCGAGGGCGAACTGGCCCTGGCCCAGGCCCTGGTCTATCTGGCCTGCGCCGCCAAGAGCAACGCCGTCTATCTGGCCTACAAGGCGGCCATGCAGGATGCCCGTCAATCGGGCAGCCTGGAGGTGCCGATCCACCTGCGCAACGCCCCCACCAGGCTGATGAAGGAGCTGGGCCACGGCAAGGCCTACCGCTACGCCCACGACGAACCCGAGGCCTACGCCGCCGGCGAGACCTACTTCCCCGAGGGGCACCCCCAGCCCAGGTACTACCAGCCGGTAAACCGCGGCCTGGAGATCAAGATCGGCGAAAAGCTGGTCCATCTGCGGCAGTTGGATGAGCAGAAAAAGGGGAAGTTTGAGGTTTGA
- a CDS encoding TatD family hydrolase: protein MFTDSHCHLDRVDLRPYGGDFSIFLQQTRAAGVGRMLCAGIDLDRYPGMLDLVEGREDIFISVGVHPNEPDRRTPEPEELVELARHGQNVAIGETGLDYFHSKGDLDWQQQRFRNHIRAAKLCAKPLIIHTREAREDTIRIMREEGAEQVGGVMHCFTENWAMAEQALEMGFYISFSGIVTFKTAEDLRETAKRVPLERILIETDCPYLAPVPHRGKPNEPKYVALVAQCLADLRQMPLQDMMEQTNQNFDRLFLNFFICASSNGP from the coding sequence ATGTTCACTGATTCCCACTGCCACCTCGATCGGGTCGATCTCAGGCCCTATGGCGGCGATTTCTCCATCTTTCTGCAGCAGACCCGCGCCGCTGGGGTAGGGCGCATGCTTTGCGCCGGTATTGATCTGGACCGCTATCCGGGCATGTTGGACCTGGTGGAGGGCAGGGAGGATATCTTCATCTCCGTCGGGGTACACCCCAACGAGCCCGACCGGCGCACGCCGGAGCCTGAGGAGTTGGTGGAACTGGCCCGTCATGGGCAGAATGTCGCCATCGGCGAGACCGGGCTGGATTACTTCCATAGCAAGGGCGATCTGGACTGGCAGCAGCAGCGCTTTCGTAACCACATCCGCGCCGCCAAACTCTGCGCCAAGCCGTTGATCATCCACACCCGCGAGGCCCGTGAGGACACCATAAGAATCATGCGCGAGGAGGGCGCGGAGCAGGTCGGCGGGGTGATGCACTGCTTCACCGAGAACTGGGCGATGGCCGAGCAGGCGCTGGAGATGGGCTTTTACATCTCCTTCTCCGGCATAGTCACCTTCAAGACCGCCGAGGACCTGCGCGAAACCGCCAAGCGCGTACCCCTGGAGCGCATCCTGATCGAGACCGACTGTCCCTACCTGGCCCCCGTACCCCACCGTGGCAAGCCTAACGAACCCAAATACGTCGCCCTGGTCGCCCAATGCCTGGCGGACCTGAGACAAATGCCCCTGCAAGACATGATGGAGCAGACTAATCAGAATTTTGACAGGCTGTTTTTAAACTTTTTTATTTGTGCGTCTTCAAATGGGCCTTGA
- a CDS encoding DNA polymerase III subunit delta', producing MTDFLPWQQAQWRQLQQARGQGRIPHALLLSGPAMTGKRRFAQAFAEGLLCRTPTPEHLACGVCDNCQLVRAGTHSDLVFLEPEESGKQLKIGTIREFIGSEPLSTQGGGYKLCILDPADALNTAAANALLKTLEEPSPSSLLLLISSQPGRLPVTIRSRCQRLDFPLPQYQAALDWLAGQGSGDWPTLLAVAAGAPLKALQLAGEGVLERRSVILQQVLGLLEGRADPLQVAEQWSKADVPQLLDWLASLLLDLLRLRVDPALTTPFNPDMRQALVQLAPRRSERDWHELAQELIQLRKSITSQLNLQLQLERLSIGLAAAAAHTRGGR from the coding sequence ATGACCGATTTTCTTCCTTGGCAACAGGCCCAATGGCGACAATTGCAGCAGGCCCGGGGGCAGGGGCGCATTCCCCATGCCCTGTTGCTCAGCGGGCCTGCGATGACCGGCAAGCGCCGCTTCGCCCAGGCCTTTGCCGAGGGCCTGCTGTGCCGTACCCCCACGCCCGAGCACCTAGCCTGTGGTGTCTGCGACAACTGCCAGCTGGTCCGGGCCGGCACCCATTCTGATCTGGTCTTTCTTGAGCCGGAGGAGTCGGGCAAGCAGCTGAAGATCGGCACCATCCGTGAGTTTATCGGCAGCGAGCCCCTGTCCACTCAAGGTGGCGGCTACAAGCTCTGCATCCTGGACCCGGCCGATGCCCTAAACACCGCCGCCGCCAATGCCCTGCTCAAGACCCTGGAGGAACCCAGCCCCAGCAGCTTGCTGCTGCTGATCAGCTCGCAGCCTGGTCGGTTGCCGGTCACCATCCGCAGCCGCTGCCAGCGGCTCGACTTTCCCCTGCCGCAGTACCAAGCGGCGCTGGACTGGCTGGCAGGGCAGGGCAGTGGTGACTGGCCGACCCTGCTGGCGGTGGCCGCCGGGGCACCGTTGAAGGCCCTGCAGTTGGCGGGGGAAGGGGTGCTGGAGCGGCGCTCGGTTATATTGCAGCAGGTGCTGGGGCTGCTGGAGGGGCGTGCCGATCCCCTTCAGGTGGCCGAGCAATGGAGCAAGGCGGACGTCCCCCAGCTGCTGGATTGGCTGGCCAGCCTGCTGCTGGACCTGCTGCGCCTGCGGGTCGATCCGGCCCTGACCACGCCGTTCAACCCCGACATGCGCCAGGCCCTGGTGCAACTGGCCCCGCGCCGCAGCGAGCGGGATTGGCACGAACTGGCCCAGGAGTTGATTCAACTGCGCAAGTCGATTACCTCTCAGCTGAACTTGCAGTTACAATTGGAACGATTATCGATCGGCCTGGCCGCTGCGGCGGCCCACACAAGGGGAGGGCGCTGA
- the pap gene encoding polyphosphate:AMP phosphotransferase — protein sequence MFEAAKLQRKVSKSDFKQQEVDLRTELLAMQRELKESGKSRIIVIITGVEGAGKGEVVNRLNEWMDARGIATYAFWQESDEERDHPRFWRFWRNLPGSGEIAIFFGGWYQKLIEERVLGNWDDERLSAEFRRIAGIERMLSEDGALILKFWYHMSEKDQRKRLKDLSRDDRSRWKMLPKKKQFSQHYEDYERIAERLIRHTDYGFAPWYIVEASDNRYRDLTTARTLLTVARKHMALRQNNCQINSEDNPNAEPDAPLSAEAQTTILDRIDLSKGLDRDDYRKQLEALQEEANELVWEAYNRKLATVLVFEGWDAGGKGGAIRRFTSAIDARLYRYISIAAPNDEEREHQYLWRFWRHVPAAGRVSIFDRSWYGRVLVERVEGFASEHEWRRAYNEINDFEGQLIDNGALVLKFWLHIDKDEQLRRFKEREKIPYKAHKITEEDWRNREKWDEYKHAVNEMVVRTSTNLAPWIIVPGNDKKYARVEVLRQICSHLKAHLKTHK from the coding sequence ATGTTTGAAGCAGCAAAACTCCAGCGCAAGGTCAGTAAATCCGATTTCAAACAGCAGGAAGTGGACCTGCGCACCGAGCTGCTGGCCATGCAGCGGGAACTCAAGGAGAGCGGTAAAAGCCGCATCATTGTGATCATCACCGGCGTTGAAGGGGCCGGCAAGGGTGAGGTGGTCAATCGTCTGAATGAGTGGATGGATGCCCGTGGCATTGCCACCTACGCCTTTTGGCAGGAGTCCGATGAAGAACGGGATCACCCGCGCTTCTGGCGCTTTTGGCGCAATCTGCCCGGTTCCGGTGAGATCGCCATCTTCTTTGGCGGTTGGTATCAGAAGCTGATCGAAGAACGGGTGTTGGGCAACTGGGATGATGAGCGCCTGAGCGCGGAATTTCGCCGCATTGCCGGCATCGAGCGTATGCTTAGCGAAGACGGCGCTTTAATACTCAAGTTCTGGTACCACATGTCGGAAAAGGACCAGCGCAAGCGTCTCAAGGATCTCTCCCGGGACGATCGCAGCCGCTGGAAAATGCTGCCCAAAAAGAAGCAATTCAGCCAGCATTATGAGGACTATGAAAGGATTGCCGAGCGGCTGATCCGGCATACCGATTACGGCTTTGCCCCCTGGTACATCGTCGAGGCCAGCGACAACCGCTACCGTGACCTGACCACCGCCCGCACCCTGCTCACCGTGGCCCGCAAACACATGGCCCTGCGCCAGAACAACTGCCAGATTAACAGCGAAGACAACCCCAACGCCGAGCCGGATGCCCCACTCTCCGCCGAGGCCCAGACGACGATCCTGGATCGCATCGATCTGAGCAAAGGCCTGGATCGGGACGACTACCGCAAGCAACTGGAGGCCCTGCAGGAAGAGGCCAACGAACTGGTATGGGAGGCCTACAATCGTAAGCTGGCAACGGTACTGGTGTTCGAGGGCTGGGATGCCGGCGGCAAGGGCGGGGCCATCCGCCGCTTTACCAGCGCCATTGATGCCCGCCTCTACCGCTATATCTCCATCGCCGCGCCCAATGACGAGGAACGCGAACATCAGTATCTGTGGCGTTTCTGGCGGCATGTGCCCGCTGCCGGTCGGGTCAGTATCTTCGACCGCTCCTGGTATGGCCGGGTACTGGTGGAGCGGGTCGAGGGCTTTGCCAGCGAGCACGAGTGGCGCCGGGCCTATAACGAAATCAATGATTTTGAGGGCCAGTTGATCGATAACGGTGCCCTGGTGCTGAAGTTCTGGCTGCACATCGACAAGGATGAACAGCTACGCCGCTTCAAGGAACGGGAAAAGATACCCTACAAGGCCCACAAGATCACCGAGGAAGACTGGCGCAACCGGGAGAAATGGGACGAATACAAGCACGCGGTGAACGAGATGGTGGTGCGTACCAGCACCAACCTGGCCCCCTGGATCATAGTGCCGGGCAATGACAAGAAATACGCCAGGGTCGAGGTGTTGAGACAGATCTGCAGCCATCTCAAGGCCCATTTGAAGACGCACAAATAA